Proteins found in one Vallitalea guaymasensis genomic segment:
- a CDS encoding LPXTG cell wall anchor domain-containing protein, producing MKKKLLKKSLVFLFAFMYLTSNLVYAQTEQQDLTGNIIISENETENPEEPVENPGEPVENPGEPVENPGEPVENPGEPVENPGEPVENPGEPVENPGEPVENPGEPVENPGEPVDNPEEPVENPGEPVDNPEEPVENPGEPVENPEEPAENPEDPGENPSESEDKLKESENLDEIESASRDMDMLSTIMLNENEYIISWIINKSATLAVNQVSGADVRVEKEQNYRYKLTATANDESHRIVGWKIIDTSNGSKSSFGKSEIRIGRRPTLINTDVDYKVNKNRRYEATPIVETIYSLNVNYDNSLGEVYIDGTKVDNGYSAIYEEGTAVNLKAYSYQGYEPQDQFKNMDITINQKEIIDVVFESKDQVYDKDYYPADGSFAGIVGHGHDPKDNPLDAELNISPNKDMYEVGDNVNLEFRYNVISGDNGGNSLNEVKVYRHNTNSPLFAENNFPSTVQDIITIPSTKTELDNNYVFDVSSRTYSKNLEFDLVDQYNDDPQTILDSNTQTIKVSVANVWLDAPVLNTTDVTMKSGKVYWEKLANANDYDIKVYDENGVLLNHSLAIEFDDVTNRYYVIDNSLTPGTKYIYKVTASNSFMTSEEAETELVTKEATIKVYLDNNLVNSTDGNYDFAKIITSIVDDRFNLSAYSYRGYEFDRIEGAAKNHFETGIADNVSSEIYFNSKEDIYGYKFYSLDGTAYGEEGELMDDVRTGTIELDNPSTDEIDYSHSHTITAKPGESININTRMTCIDGDNEEAKLYDLWVYVNGEKSDDIGHIDIPSDPGLSGVHTLTIPTWDKLTDLNNLTYKFDLIDMHKYTWAAGLTDSSSLEVEIDIPEYHKITVVKNNAVVGISGQKKVPQIIEDNYGTDLYLADNVPITFTSSPISSDYDNLVWTVNGLNEDNYSINGNVLTINTFNADVTVLASYSLKQFTTTVNYTEGGNAGVVSGDNLLAQLTSDIHSNITMKAVPEKDGTDDMYLVKWYRVVGENKEFVSNNKEITVSVTSNETYLAEFNIKQFNIEPNSKINSLLGELQVAVIPQELLTDEINNTISYMKKNKNNKITEELANRWQEYVNNLESNSQITFEKCVVGNDVKYDYGTIVAVKGVPHNTFDEFKKWNVLTNYPNPRLVYMNQNRRPLPLFEDIVSYILTVDVENNGHLNESELSIDSAVSGRYTGEFIEDYVTTFKIVPDKGYYPVAYLVNSLENTSSSMVEYPISEIDGDYYVNVEMNNNKSMIIEFRKREYNIKAVIMPGKEDWGSIKQNSESFKYVYGDSVVIKAEQSKDYIFDGWYIFSKENGYTRLSSELTYSCNMEFTAERNLNIFASFLYAPPYIPGNPEPQEPKKDPEPVKPQPIESEEPSPETQPIEQPATDEPFIEIPEEPIPEGNLTDTDTDTDNDKEEFIEGEEIIEILDGDVPLGTANKLPKTGGIPAQLFYLFGTTFIGAGIKVKKKKK from the coding sequence TTGAAAAAGAAGTTGTTAAAGAAATCGTTAGTGTTTTTGTTTGCCTTCATGTACTTAACGAGCAATTTAGTATATGCTCAAACAGAACAACAAGATTTAACTGGTAATATTATAATATCAGAAAATGAAACAGAAAATCCAGAAGAACCAGTGGAGAACCCAGGAGAGCCAGTGGAGAACCCAGGAGAGCCAGTGGAGAACCCAGGAGAACCAGTGGAGAACCCAGGAGAGCCAGTGGAGAACCCAGGAGAACCAGTGGAGAACCCAGGAGAGCCAGTGGAGAACCCAGGAGAACCAGTGGAGAATCCAGGAGAGCCAGTGGAGAATCCAGGAGAGCCAGTGGATAACCCAGAAGAGCCAGTAGAGAATCCAGGAGAGCCAGTGGATAACCCAGAAGAGCCAGTAGAGAATCCAGGAGAGCCAGTGGAGAATCCTGAAGAACCAGCTGAAAACCCAGAAGACCCAGGAGAAAATCCAAGTGAGTCAGAGGATAAACTAAAAGAATCCGAGAACTTAGATGAAATAGAAAGTGCTAGTAGAGATATGGATATGTTATCCACTATAATGCTAAATGAAAATGAGTATATTATTAGTTGGATAATTAATAAATCTGCTACATTAGCAGTAAATCAAGTAAGTGGTGCTGATGTCAGAGTTGAAAAAGAACAAAATTATAGATATAAGTTAACAGCTACAGCTAATGACGAAAGTCATAGAATTGTAGGTTGGAAAATAATAGACACTAGTAATGGTTCTAAATCAAGTTTTGGTAAAAGTGAAATACGTATAGGAAGAAGACCAACATTAATTAATACAGATGTTGATTATAAAGTTAACAAGAATAGAAGATATGAAGCTACTCCAATAGTTGAAACCATATATTCACTTAATGTAAATTATGATAATTCACTAGGAGAAGTATATATTGATGGTACCAAAGTAGATAATGGATATAGTGCAATATATGAAGAGGGTACTGCTGTTAATCTAAAGGCATATTCTTATCAAGGATATGAGCCACAAGATCAATTTAAAAATATGGATATTACTATTAACCAAAAAGAGATTATAGATGTTGTGTTTGAATCTAAAGATCAGGTATATGATAAAGACTACTATCCAGCCGATGGAAGTTTTGCAGGAATAGTAGGTCATGGACATGATCCGAAGGATAATCCATTAGATGCAGAGTTGAATATATCACCAAATAAAGATATGTATGAAGTAGGTGACAACGTTAATCTAGAATTCAGATACAATGTGATTAGTGGTGATAATGGCGGCAATAGTTTAAATGAGGTTAAGGTATATAGACATAATACTAATAGTCCATTATTTGCCGAGAATAATTTTCCTTCTACTGTTCAAGATATAATAACTATACCAAGTACTAAAACTGAGTTAGATAATAATTATGTATTTGATGTTAGTAGCAGAACTTATTCAAAAAATCTAGAGTTTGATTTAGTAGATCAATATAATGATGATCCTCAAACAATATTAGACTCGAATACACAAACCATAAAAGTGAGTGTGGCTAATGTATGGTTAGATGCTCCTGTACTTAATACAACAGATGTAACCATGAAGTCAGGAAAAGTATATTGGGAGAAATTAGCTAATGCAAATGATTATGATATAAAAGTATATGATGAGAATGGAGTTCTATTAAATCATAGTTTGGCTATTGAATTTGATGATGTAACTAATAGATATTATGTAATTGACAATAGTTTAACTCCAGGTACTAAATATATCTATAAAGTAACTGCAAGTAATTCATTTATGACTAGTGAAGAAGCTGAAACTGAATTAGTAACTAAAGAAGCTACTATAAAAGTATATCTTGATAATAACTTAGTTAATAGTACAGATGGAAATTATGATTTTGCTAAGATTATAACTTCAATAGTAGATGATAGATTTAATCTATCAGCTTACTCATATCGAGGATATGAATTTGACAGAATAGAAGGGGCAGCAAAAAATCACTTTGAAACAGGAATAGCAGATAATGTAAGTAGTGAAATATATTTTAATTCTAAAGAGGATATTTATGGCTATAAATTCTATTCACTAGATGGTACTGCTTATGGTGAAGAAGGAGAATTAATGGATGATGTAAGAACTGGTACTATTGAACTTGATAATCCTAGTACAGATGAAATTGATTACTCACATAGCCATACTATTACAGCAAAACCAGGTGAAAGTATCAATATTAATACTAGAATGACATGTATTGATGGAGATAATGAAGAGGCTAAATTATATGATTTATGGGTTTATGTTAATGGAGAAAAGTCAGATGATATAGGGCATATTGATATACCTTCAGATCCAGGTTTATCTGGCGTTCATACACTAACAATTCCTACATGGGATAAACTTACTGATCTAAATAATTTAACTTACAAATTTGACTTAATCGATATGCATAAATATACTTGGGCAGCAGGCTTAACAGATAGTTCAAGTCTAGAAGTAGAAATTGATATACCAGAATATCATAAGATTACTGTTGTTAAAAATAATGCTGTTGTTGGTATTTCTGGACAGAAAAAAGTTCCACAGATTATAGAAGATAATTATGGTACAGATTTATATTTAGCAGATAATGTACCAATCACATTTACTTCCAGTCCAATCAGTAGTGATTATGATAATCTAGTATGGACAGTTAATGGATTAAATGAAGACAATTATAGTATTAATGGAAATGTATTAACGATTAATACCTTTAATGCCGATGTTACAGTATTAGCATCATATAGCTTGAAACAATTTACTACAACAGTTAATTACACAGAAGGTGGTAATGCAGGTGTTGTTTCAGGTGATAACTTATTAGCTCAATTGACTAGTGATATTCATAGTAATATTACAATGAAAGCTGTACCAGAAAAAGATGGAACAGATGATATGTATTTAGTTAAATGGTATAGAGTAGTTGGTGAAAATAAAGAGTTTGTTTCAAACAATAAAGAAATAACAGTTTCAGTTACTAGCAATGAAACATACCTAGCTGAATTTAATATTAAGCAATTTAATATTGAGCCAAATTCCAAGATTAATAGTCTGCTTGGAGAGCTTCAAGTTGCGGTAATTCCACAAGAGTTATTAACAGATGAAATTAATAACACAATATCTTATATGAAGAAAAATAAAAACAATAAGATTACTGAGGAGTTAGCTAATAGGTGGCAGGAGTATGTTAATAACTTGGAAAGTAATTCACAAATTACTTTTGAAAAATGTGTAGTAGGAAATGATGTTAAATATGATTATGGTACTATAGTAGCGGTAAAAGGTGTACCTCATAATACATTTGATGAGTTTAAGAAATGGAATGTATTAACTAATTATCCTAACCCTAGGTTAGTTTATATGAATCAAAATAGGAGACCTTTACCTTTATTCGAAGATATAGTATCTTATATATTAACTGTAGATGTAGAGAATAATGGACACCTTAATGAATCCGAGTTATCTATTGATTCAGCAGTTAGTGGTAGATATACTGGTGAATTTATAGAAGACTATGTGACAACATTTAAAATTGTTCCCGATAAAGGATACTATCCAGTTGCTTATTTAGTTAATTCTTTAGAGAATACAAGTTCATCTATGGTAGAGTATCCTATTAGTGAAATAGATGGAGACTATTATGTAAATGTAGAAATGAATAACAATAAGAGTATGATTATAGAGTTTCGAAAAAGAGAATATAATATAAAAGCTGTGATAATGCCCGGTAAAGAAGATTGGGGTAGCATAAAACAAAATAGTGAATCATTTAAATATGTATATGGTGATAGTGTTGTGATAAAGGCTGAACAATCTAAAGATTATATTTTTGATGGTTGGTATATATTTAGTAAAGAAAATGGATATACAAGATTGAGTAGTGAACTAACTTATTCGTGTAATATGGAGTTTACTGCAGAAAGAAATTTAAATATATTTGCATCATTTTTATATGCACCTCCATATATACCAGGTAATCCAGAACCACAAGAACCAAAAAAAGATCCAGAGCCAGTAAAACCACAACCTATAGAATCAGAAGAACCTTCACCAGAAACACAACCTATAGAACAGCCAGCAACAGATGAGCCATTTATAGAAATACCAGAAGAACCAATTCCAGAAGGTAATTTAACTGATACTGATACAGATACAGATAATGACAAAGAAGAATTTATTGAGGGTGAAGAAATAATAGAAATTCTTGATGGAGACGTTCCTCTAGGAACAGCTAATAAACTCCCAAAAACAGGTGGAATACCAGCTCAGTTATTCTATTTATTTGGAACTACATTCATAGGGGCAGGTATTAAGGTTAAGAAAAAGAAAAAATAA
- a CDS encoding ATP-binding protein: MKSLKWRMVTIYVLLVLIVMIACGTMIVTQISSNAYREIENSLKKSISTSMEAIGESSTKEEAITKWENAIKEYRDSERKLFLLDTDGKVIYADKIVRETYLTPMVMAAIDDKTMKEFDKVYEKNKDDDKEYLGYARPIKVNDEVVAVIYMLAPSWQVKVNLYSTIKIIILAIFFAIILSIAFGFMFSNFLTKPIIALSNKARDMSEGELDNPMEVLSDDEIGELTKNFNIMAKELNHNITEISSEKNKLETVFAHMTDGILVFDTDGLLIHSNPATRKLIGLTNKNTFLEIFGDYLDTTYDRLLTHIKGGIRQHIIRIKEKYVNLCFAPYLDQNENIMGSICVIQDITKHKKLEEMQKEFVANVSHELRTPLTTIKSYAETLINGALDDREITVDFLNVINHESDRMTALVQDLLELSRLDNKQTKFRMQSINLSHIVEGSINKFQIHAKKKHQTMVYNSTESDYKIIGDANRIEQVIKNIISNAVKYSNEGDSITINVFEESDYVVVMIEDTGMGIPNEDLTRIFDRFYRVDKARSRAMGGTGLGLAIAKEIMDYHGGHINVTSEIGVGTCFYLYFPYEG, translated from the coding sequence ATGAAAAGCTTAAAATGGAGAATGGTTACTATATATGTACTTCTTGTACTTATCGTAATGATAGCTTGTGGAACCATGATTGTTACACAAATTAGTAGTAATGCATATAGAGAGATAGAGAATAGCCTTAAAAAATCTATTTCAACAAGTATGGAAGCTATAGGTGAGAGCAGTACCAAAGAGGAAGCCATCACCAAATGGGAAAATGCTATCAAAGAATATAGAGACAGCGAAAGAAAATTATTTTTGCTTGATACCGATGGAAAAGTAATATATGCAGATAAAATAGTCCGAGAGACATATCTGACGCCTATGGTCATGGCAGCTATTGATGATAAGACCATGAAAGAATTTGATAAAGTATATGAGAAGAACAAAGATGATGACAAAGAATATCTAGGTTATGCAAGACCAATAAAAGTTAACGATGAAGTAGTAGCTGTTATCTATATGTTAGCACCTTCATGGCAGGTTAAAGTAAATTTATATAGTACAATCAAAATAATTATTTTAGCCATTTTCTTTGCCATAATCTTGTCCATTGCATTTGGATTCATGTTTTCCAATTTCTTGACAAAACCTATTATTGCTTTGTCCAACAAAGCTAGGGATATGTCAGAAGGAGAGTTAGATAATCCTATGGAAGTTCTATCTGATGATGAAATAGGAGAGCTAACCAAGAATTTTAATATTATGGCAAAAGAACTTAATCATAATATAACTGAGATATCCAGTGAAAAGAATAAACTAGAAACAGTTTTTGCTCATATGACAGACGGTATCCTGGTGTTTGATACTGATGGGCTACTGATACATAGTAATCCTGCAACTAGAAAGCTTATAGGATTAACAAACAAGAATACATTCTTAGAAATATTTGGAGATTATCTGGATACAACCTATGATAGACTTCTAACGCACATAAAGGGGGGAATAAGGCAGCATATCATAAGAATAAAGGAAAAGTATGTCAATCTGTGTTTTGCGCCTTATTTGGACCAGAATGAGAATATTATGGGTAGTATATGTGTTATCCAAGATATAACAAAACATAAGAAGCTGGAAGAAATGCAAAAAGAATTCGTGGCAAATGTTTCCCATGAGTTAAGGACTCCTCTTACAACTATTAAAAGCTATGCCGAAACATTAATCAATGGGGCATTAGATGATAGAGAGATAACAGTGGACTTTCTTAATGTAATTAATCATGAAAGTGATAGAATGACAGCTCTGGTACAAGACTTGTTAGAACTTTCAAGACTTGATAATAAGCAGACAAAATTCAGGATGCAGTCTATTAACCTATCACATATAGTAGAAGGAAGTATCAATAAATTCCAGATTCATGCTAAGAAGAAACATCAAACAATGGTCTATAATTCAACTGAAAGTGATTATAAGATTATTGGTGATGCCAATAGGATAGAACAGGTTATTAAGAATATCATATCAAATGCAGTAAAATATAGTAATGAAGGAGATTCTATAACAATAAATGTATTTGAAGAAAGTGATTACGTAGTAGTAATGATAGAAGATACAGGAATGGGTATTCCAAATGAAGATTTGACTAGGATATTTGACAGGTTCTATCGTGTTGATAAAGCTCGTTCTAGAGCTATGGGAGGAACTGGACTTGGACTTGCTATAGCAAAAGAGATTATGGATTATCATGGTGGACATATTAATGTTACCAGTGAAATCGGGGTTGGAACTTGCTTTTATCTATACTTTCCTTATGAAGGTTAG
- a CDS encoding peptidoglycan DD-metalloendopeptidase family protein codes for MNGASKYKENILFKYKKEIILIFCSLFIFFTIGNVFISSKIETKATATANSYNVVYDGNSMGIVYDKSVADRVYSIAKAEMKDANGEHMKVNKELKYYLEYADDKQITDEDTLLNNLRTALANDKESFQIKGYILKIGDDFQVALKDEDDVKEVLKRAQSMYINEADNYDIDLVRVPYTTSVRMPVITKNNNYNEIGTAERIFKTTTNISEENESDKKDAEIPIETVGVSFAEEVQIVKGFVDRADIANVADATELITKENEEEKVYAVAKGDTLSEIAQKNDMKLSELMKLNPGLEKQKYINIGQEITVTVPEPELSVACDEKIIYTKPIQYTVEKVENKNKYNGTTTVLEYGVEGEMQVTAVVTKVNGYEQSRTVIDEKVIKEPKAKVIEVGIKPFPSKGSTGNFIYPVVGSIITSPFGYRRGGFHHGLDLGGLPVGTSIRASDGGTVTFAGWKSSTYGYTVDIDHGNGVMTRYAHCSKVVVKKGQKVSQYQEIAKLGSTGNSTGPHVHFEIRFNNVAANPKKYLD; via the coding sequence ATGAATGGAGCGTCAAAATATAAAGAAAATATTTTATTTAAATATAAAAAAGAAATAATATTGATATTTTGTTCCCTATTTATATTCTTTACAATAGGAAACGTATTTATTTCTAGTAAAATTGAAACTAAGGCAACAGCAACAGCTAATTCTTATAATGTTGTATATGATGGTAACAGTATGGGGATTGTATATGACAAATCTGTTGCAGATAGAGTTTATTCTATAGCCAAAGCCGAGATGAAAGATGCAAACGGCGAACATATGAAAGTTAATAAAGAACTCAAGTATTATCTTGAGTATGCTGACGATAAACAAATTACTGATGAAGATACATTACTTAATAATCTAAGAACTGCACTGGCAAATGATAAAGAATCATTCCAGATAAAAGGATATATTCTTAAGATAGGTGATGATTTTCAGGTAGCATTAAAAGATGAAGATGATGTTAAGGAAGTATTGAAAAGAGCACAGAGCATGTATATCAATGAAGCAGATAATTATGATATCGATTTAGTGCGTGTTCCTTATACAACTTCAGTTAGAATGCCTGTAATTACTAAGAACAATAATTATAATGAAATAGGAACAGCTGAAAGAATATTCAAGACAACTACTAATATAAGTGAAGAAAATGAATCTGATAAGAAGGATGCAGAAATTCCTATAGAAACTGTTGGTGTTTCTTTTGCAGAAGAGGTTCAGATAGTAAAAGGTTTTGTTGATAGAGCAGATATAGCTAATGTTGCTGATGCCACTGAACTTATTACAAAAGAGAACGAAGAAGAAAAAGTATATGCAGTTGCTAAAGGCGATACTTTATCAGAAATTGCTCAGAAAAATGATATGAAACTCTCTGAATTAATGAAACTTAATCCAGGGCTAGAGAAACAAAAATATATTAATATCGGACAGGAAATTACAGTAACTGTTCCAGAACCAGAATTATCAGTTGCTTGTGATGAAAAAATAATTTATACAAAGCCTATTCAATATACAGTTGAAAAGGTAGAGAATAAAAACAAATACAATGGTACAACTACAGTACTTGAGTATGGTGTTGAAGGTGAAATGCAAGTAACGGCTGTAGTAACAAAAGTTAATGGTTATGAGCAGTCAAGAACTGTAATAGATGAAAAAGTTATAAAAGAACCAAAAGCAAAAGTAATAGAAGTTGGTATAAAACCATTCCCATCAAAAGGTTCAACAGGTAATTTCATATATCCTGTTGTAGGAAGTATAATTACATCACCATTCGGATACAGACGTGGAGGTTTCCATCATGGTCTTGACCTAGGAGGTTTACCAGTAGGAACATCTATTAGAGCATCAGATGGTGGAACAGTAACTTTTGCAGGATGGAAAAGTTCAACTTATGGTTATACAGTAGATATCGACCATGGAAATGGCGTTATGACAAGATATGCTCATTGTAGCAAAGTAGTCGTGAAAAAAGGTCAAAAAGTATCTCAATATCAAGAGATAGCCAAACTAGGAAGTACCGGCAACAGCACCGGACCTCATGTACACTTTGAAATCAGATTCAACAATGTAGCAGCAAATCCAAAGAAATATCTTGATTAA
- the rlmH gene encoding 23S rRNA (pseudouridine(1915)-N(3))-methyltransferase RlmH — protein sequence MKITIITVGKLKEKYLKMAVDEYSKRLSKYCKLEIIEVMDEKTPDKMSITQEILIKQKEGQKILKNVKDSSYVIALEIEGKMLTSEKMAKKIGNLGLEGKSHITFIIGGSIGLWEKVLDRADYRLSFSTMTFPHQLMRVILLEQIYRSFRINTGEPYHK from the coding sequence ATGAAAATAACTATAATTACTGTTGGAAAACTAAAAGAAAAATATCTTAAAATGGCAGTTGATGAATACAGTAAAAGATTAAGCAAATACTGTAAGTTAGAGATTATAGAAGTCATGGACGAAAAGACCCCAGATAAAATGTCTATTACCCAGGAAATATTAATAAAACAAAAAGAAGGACAAAAAATATTAAAGAATGTAAAAGATAGCTCTTATGTAATAGCTTTAGAGATTGAGGGGAAAATGTTAACCTCTGAGAAGATGGCAAAGAAAATAGGTAATCTAGGCTTAGAAGGAAAGAGTCATATTACATTTATTATCGGTGGTTCCATAGGTCTCTGGGAAAAGGTCTTAGATAGAGCTGATTATAGATTAAGTTTCTCTACAATGACTTTTCCACATCAATTGATGAGAGTTATATTGCTTGAGCAGATATATAGAAGTTTTAGAATCAATACTGGTGAACCATATCATAAATAA
- a CDS encoding UDP-N-acetylglucosamine 1-carboxyvinyltransferase, whose amino-acid sequence MEQLVIKGNTRLTGEVFISGAKNAALAILPAAILANDVCIIENVPCVKDIKVLLQSMEQLGVLVEYIDEHKIKVDTRNIHNLKVDYDYIKKIRASYYLLGALLGKYREAEVALPGGCNIGSRPIDQHIKGFEALGAKVEVKHGIIEASADDLIGTNIFLDMSSVGATINIMLAAVLAEGTTVIENAAKEPHIVDVANFLNSMGAKIKGAGTDVIKIAGVDELHGTEYMIIPDQIEAGTYMIAGAITGGDVTVTNIIPKHMEAISAKLIEMGAVIEEYDEAIRVTANEPLKNIHVKTLPYPGFPTDMQPQMTALLSKTSGTSIMTESIFESRFSYTDELNRMGANIKVEGNTAVVEGVKQLTGAEVAAPDLRAGAGLILAALAAKGETVITNVEYIDRGYEHVEQKLTNLGADIFRVAEKTDKSMFKVV is encoded by the coding sequence GTGGAACAACTAGTGATAAAGGGCAATACGAGGTTAACTGGGGAAGTTTTTATTAGTGGTGCAAAGAATGCGGCTCTTGCAATATTACCAGCTGCGATTCTAGCAAATGATGTTTGTATAATTGAAAATGTACCATGTGTTAAAGACATTAAAGTTCTATTGCAGTCCATGGAACAACTAGGTGTACTAGTAGAATATATAGATGAGCATAAAATAAAAGTAGATACTAGAAATATTCACAATCTAAAAGTTGATTATGATTATATTAAGAAGATAAGAGCATCTTATTATTTATTAGGAGCTCTACTAGGTAAATATAGAGAAGCAGAAGTAGCACTACCAGGTGGATGTAATATTGGTAGTAGACCAATTGATCAGCATATCAAAGGTTTTGAAGCATTAGGAGCAAAAGTTGAGGTTAAGCATGGTATAATCGAAGCTTCAGCAGATGATTTAATAGGTACTAACATTTTCTTGGATATGAGTAGTGTTGGTGCTACAATAAATATAATGCTTGCAGCTGTTCTTGCAGAAGGAACAACTGTAATTGAGAATGCAGCAAAAGAGCCACACATTGTAGATGTAGCTAACTTTTTAAACAGTATGGGTGCTAAGATAAAAGGTGCTGGTACAGATGTGATTAAGATAGCTGGAGTAGATGAACTACATGGAACAGAATATATGATTATTCCAGATCAAATAGAAGCTGGAACATATATGATTGCGGGGGCTATAACTGGTGGAGATGTAACTGTAACTAATATAATACCTAAGCATATGGAAGCTATTTCAGCCAAGCTTATTGAAATGGGTGCAGTTATTGAAGAATATGATGAAGCTATACGTGTTACAGCTAATGAGCCATTAAAAAATATACATGTAAAAACACTGCCTTATCCAGGTTTTCCAACTGATATGCAGCCTCAAATGACTGCACTATTATCAAAGACATCTGGTACAAGTATTATGACAGAAAGTATATTTGAAAGTAGATTCTCCTACACTGACGAATTGAACAGAATGGGAGCTAATATAAAAGTAGAAGGAAATACTGCCGTTGTTGAAGGGGTCAAGCAATTGACTGGAGCAGAAGTTGCAGCACCTGATCTTCGTGCAGGAGCAGGACTTATCTTAGCCGCATTAGCAGCTAAAGGTGAAACAGTAATAACCAATGTTGAATATATTGATAGAGGTTATGAACATGTGGAACAGAAGTTAACCAACCTTGGTGCAGATATTTTTAGAGTAGCTGAGAAAACTGACAAATCAATGTTCAAGGTGGTATAG
- the yycF gene encoding response regulator YycF, whose amino-acid sequence MSKILVVDDEKAIVDILKFNLQREGYSVITACDGEEGLQIFEKEKPDLVLLDIMMPKVDGLQVCKMIRNKYDTPIIMLTARAEEVDKVLGLELGADDFVTKPFSVRELMARVKANLRRTVLDSKDTKDVHIMAFDNMSINTDRYEVKIDDEAIALTVREYELLKFLATRKDQIFTREQLLEKVWGYEYYGDVRTVDVTIRRLREKIEDVPSKPKFILTKRGIGYYFKG is encoded by the coding sequence ATGTCAAAAATACTTGTCGTAGACGACGAAAAAGCAATTGTTGATATTCTGAAATTTAATCTTCAAAGAGAGGGTTACAGTGTTATAACTGCATGTGATGGTGAAGAGGGATTACAGATATTTGAAAAAGAGAAACCAGACCTGGTTTTACTTGATATCATGATGCCTAAGGTGGATGGACTTCAAGTATGTAAGATGATAAGAAATAAATACGATACACCAATAATAATGTTGACAGCCAGAGCAGAAGAAGTAGACAAAGTTCTAGGACTTGAACTTGGGGCTGATGATTTTGTTACCAAACCATTTAGTGTAAGAGAACTAATGGCAAGAGTAAAAGCTAATCTAAGAAGAACTGTATTAGATAGTAAAGATACAAAAGATGTACATATAATGGCTTTTGATAATATGAGTATCAATACTGATCGCTATGAAGTTAAGATAGATGATGAAGCGATAGCTTTGACAGTAAGAGAATATGAATTACTAAAATTCTTAGCAACCAGAAAAGATCAAATATTCACGAGAGAACAACTCCTAGAAAAAGTATGGGGATATGAATATTATGGTGACGTAAGAACTGTAGATGTAACCATAAGAAGACTAAGAGAAAAAATAGAAGACGTACCTAGTAAACCAAAATTCATTTTGACAAAAAGAGGAATTGGGTACTATTTTAAAGGTTAA